The Thermococcus sp. MV5 genome has a segment encoding these proteins:
- a CDS encoding polysaccharide biosynthesis C-terminal domain-containing protein — protein DYETGIYRAAYMWIQVAMLVPNVVVPTTLPSMARLWKDDKKTLEILFRKSFQMLGLVGIVGAIGYYFLAEYGVLLVFGEKFASSIPVLKILSFALPFMFLNSLFGSFLNATGKELTFTKITGFTAILNVVLNYFLILHYGAVGAAVATVVSQGVGSLVNGFLLMNSH, from the coding sequence ATGATTATGAAACGGGAATTTACAGAGCTGCATACATGTGGATCCAGGTTGCTATGCTAGTTCCAAATGTGGTGGTACCTACCACGTTGCCATCTATGGCACGGCTGTGGAAAGATGACAAAAAAACTCTGGAAATCCTCTTCAGAAAAAGTTTCCAGATGCTGGGTCTCGTGGGAATTGTTGGAGCCATTGGATACTACTTTCTCGCTGAATATGGGGTACTATTGGTATTTGGGGAAAAATTCGCCTCCAGTATCCCAGTTCTTAAAATCCTATCCTTTGCGTTGCCATTCATGTTTCTCAACTCACTATTTGGCAGCTTTCTGAACGCCACCGGAAAGGAGCTGACATTCACGAAGATAACTGGCTTCACCGCCATTCTGAACGTGGTTCTGAACTATTTCCTAATTCTGCACTATGGCGCAGTCGGTGCAGCGGTGGCGACGGTAGTAAGTCAGGGAGTTGGGAGTTTAGTTAATGGATTTTTACTAATGAACTCCCACTAG